One genomic window of Streptomyces sp. WP-1 includes the following:
- the rpmH gene encoding 50S ribosomal protein L34: MSKRTFQPNNRRRAKTHGFRLRMRTRAGRAILASRRSKGRARLSA; the protein is encoded by the coding sequence GTGAGCAAGCGCACCTTCCAGCCGAACAACCGTCGTCGCGCGAAGACCCACGGCTTCCGGCTGCGTATGCGCACCCGTGCCGGCCGCGCGATTCTCGCGTCCCGCCGTAGCAAGGGTCGCGCCCGTCTGTCCGCCTGA
- the rnpA gene encoding ribonuclease P protein component, whose amino-acid sequence MLPTENRLRRREDFATAVRRGRRAGRPTLVVHLRSGATDPHAPGESAPPTRAGFVVSKAVGGAVVRNKVKRRLRHLMRDRVVLFPPGSLVVVRALPGAGDADHAQLAQDLDAALRRLLGGGTR is encoded by the coding sequence GTGCTGCCCACCGAAAACCGGCTGAGGCGGCGCGAGGACTTCGCGACCGCTGTACGACGAGGTCGCCGGGCTGGTCGTCCGACCCTCGTCGTCCACCTTCGTAGCGGTGCCACGGACCCGCACGCGCCTGGGGAGAGCGCTCCTCCGACGCGTGCGGGTTTCGTCGTCAGCAAGGCCGTGGGTGGCGCGGTCGTGCGCAACAAAGTGAAGCGCAGACTGCGTCATCTGATGCGTGACCGAGTCGTACTTTTTCCCCCCGGTAGCCTGGTAGTGGTACGAGCGCTGCCCGGGGCGGGCGACGCCGACCATGCACAGCTGGCCCAAGACCTGGATGCCGCCCTACGGCGGCTGCTGGGAGGGGGCACGCGATGA
- the yidD gene encoding membrane protein insertion efficiency factor YidD, producing MKYPLLALIKLYQWTISPLLGPVCKYYPSCSHYGYTAIDRHGAIKGTALTAWRILRCNPWSLGGVDHVPPRKRPRWHEMLRDAWRARRGGPSAAEPATEAKPEDFVSELPPSPAAETSSHAQGA from the coding sequence ATGAAGTACCCGCTGCTGGCTCTGATCAAGCTGTACCAGTGGACGATCAGTCCATTGCTCGGGCCGGTCTGCAAGTACTACCCGTCGTGCTCCCACTACGGCTACACGGCCATCGACCGGCATGGTGCGATCAAGGGCACGGCACTCACCGCCTGGCGCATCCTCCGGTGCAATCCGTGGTCGCTGGGCGGCGTGGACCATGTCCCGCCGCGCAAGCGTCCGCGGTGGCACGAAATGCTGCGCGACGCCTGGCGCGCACGCCGGGGCGGGCCCTCCGCCGCCGAACCGGCCACCGAAGCGAAGCCCGAGGACTTTGTCTCCGAGCTTCCTCCGAGCCCGGCCGCAGAGACCTCGTCCCATGCCCAAGGAGCATGA
- the yidC gene encoding membrane protein insertase YidC: MDTIASLFSFITWPVSWVIVQFHTVYGAIFGPDTGWAWGLSIVSLVILIRICLIPLFVKQIKATRAMQTLQPEMKKIQERYKNDKQRQSEEMMKLYKEAGTNPLSSCLPILAQSPFFFALYHVLNGIASGTKIGYINSDLLASARQAHIFGAPLAAKFLDGADTVQKLGASLTDVRVVTAIMIVLMSASQFYTQRQLMTKNVDTTVKTPFMQQQKMLMYVFPIMFAFFGIRFPVGVLIYWLTTNVWTMGQQMYVIRNNPTPGSKAQAAYLERLTKHVTHHGKVGRRSEKAIIKAIVAKGRERNEFERKFINSLNKAGLAAQADGTVVKSVATEAEAGTEDGVTTAAGTAAARRQQPKRQSKAQRQSGGTKQTGDSPSLEKTDSAETSDSSEQPTSLEKTDQPQDSKPAAAQQGSKPGTGARSKAQSGQRKGGSQRPKSPSKK; the protein is encoded by the coding sequence GTGGACACGATTGCCAGCCTCTTCAGTTTCATCACCTGGCCCGTCTCCTGGGTCATCGTCCAGTTCCACACGGTGTACGGGGCGATCTTCGGGCCTGACACCGGGTGGGCCTGGGGCCTGTCCATCGTGTCCCTGGTGATCCTGATCCGCATCTGCCTGATCCCGCTCTTCGTGAAGCAGATCAAGGCGACGCGCGCGATGCAGACGCTCCAGCCTGAGATGAAGAAGATCCAGGAGCGCTACAAGAACGACAAGCAGCGTCAGTCCGAAGAGATGATGAAGCTGTACAAGGAGGCGGGTACCAACCCGCTCTCCTCGTGCCTTCCCATCCTGGCGCAGTCCCCGTTCTTCTTCGCCCTGTACCACGTGCTCAACGGCATCGCCTCGGGCACCAAGATCGGCTACATCAACTCCGATCTGCTCGCCAGCGCCCGCCAGGCGCATATCTTCGGGGCCCCGCTGGCCGCGAAGTTCCTGGACGGCGCCGACACGGTGCAGAAGCTCGGCGCCTCGCTGACCGACGTCCGCGTCGTCACCGCGATCATGATCGTCCTGATGTCGGCGTCGCAGTTCTACACGCAGCGCCAGCTGATGACGAAGAACGTCGACACCACGGTGAAGACGCCGTTCATGCAGCAGCAGAAGATGCTGATGTACGTCTTCCCGATCATGTTCGCCTTCTTCGGTATCCGCTTCCCCGTCGGTGTCCTCATCTACTGGCTGACCACCAACGTGTGGACCATGGGCCAGCAGATGTACGTCATCCGCAACAACCCGACCCCGGGCTCCAAGGCCCAGGCCGCGTACCTGGAGCGCCTGACCAAGCACGTCACGCACCACGGCAAGGTCGGCCGCCGCAGCGAGAAGGCGATCATCAAGGCGATCGTCGCCAAGGGCCGCGAGCGCAACGAGTTCGAGCGCAAGTTCATCAACTCCCTGAACAAGGCCGGCCTCGCCGCCCAGGCGGACGGCACCGTGGTGAAGAGCGTGGCGACCGAGGCCGAGGCGGGGACCGAGGACGGTGTGACCACCGCCGCCGGTACCGCAGCAGCGCGGCGCCAGCAGCCCAAGCGCCAGAGCAAGGCCCAGCGTCAGTCCGGCGGGACCAAGCAGACCGGCGACTCTCCGTCCCTGGAGAAGACCGACTCCGCTGAGACCTCCGACTCCTCCGAGCAGCCCACCTCGTTGGAGAAGACCGACCAGCCGCAGGACAGCAAGCCCGCCGCTGCCCAGCAGGGCTCGAAGCCCGGCACGGGCGCCCGCAGCAAGGCCCAGAGCGGCCAGCGCAAGGGCGGTTCGCAGCGTCCCAAGTCCCCGTCCAAGAAGTAA
- a CDS encoding R3H domain-containing nucleic acid-binding protein — protein MTEGTTSAAAEGADTLSRLEQEGEIAADYLEGLLDIADLDGDIDMDVEADRAAVSIISDSGGRDLQKLVGRDGEVLEALQELTRLAVHRETGDRSRLMLDIAGYRAKKRTELSELGAKAAADVKSSGEPVKLRPMTPFERKVVHDAVKAAGLRSESEGEEPQRFVVVLPA, from the coding sequence GTGACGGAAGGCACCACCTCCGCCGCTGCCGAGGGGGCAGACACCCTCTCCCGCCTGGAGCAGGAGGGCGAGATCGCGGCGGACTACCTGGAGGGTCTGCTGGACATCGCCGACCTCGACGGCGACATCGACATGGATGTCGAGGCCGATCGGGCCGCCGTGTCGATCATCAGCGACAGCGGCGGCCGGGATCTGCAGAAGCTGGTCGGCCGTGACGGCGAGGTGCTGGAGGCGCTTCAGGAGCTGACGCGTCTGGCCGTGCACCGAGAGACCGGTGACCGCAGCCGGCTGATGCTGGACATCGCCGGGTACCGGGCCAAGAAGCGGACCGAGCTGTCCGAGCTGGGCGCCAAGGCTGCCGCCGATGTGAAGAGCTCCGGCGAGCCCGTGAAGCTGCGGCCGATGACCCCCTTCGAGCGCAAGGTCGTGCACGACGCGGTCAAGGCCGCCGGGCTGCGCAGCGAGTCCGAGGGCGAGGAACCGCAGCGGTTCGTCGTCGTGCTGCCCGCCTGA
- the rsmG gene encoding 16S rRNA (guanine(527)-N(7))-methyltransferase RsmG, translating to MTEAAELPPAPEQAREVFGDRFADAVRYAELLAEAGVQRGLIGPREVPRLWERHILNCAVLSEAVPEGVTVCDVGSGAGLPGIPLALVREDLNITLLEPLLRRTNFLTEVVELLGLDHVTVVRGRAEEVLGKLTPVHVVTARAVAPLDRLATWGIPLLRPYGEMLALKGDTAEEELKASATALSKLGAVETSILHVGEGIVDPLSTVVRVEVGESPGGVRFAAKRAKAARTGRARRRR from the coding sequence GTGACGGAGGCAGCGGAGCTTCCCCCCGCGCCCGAGCAGGCGCGCGAAGTATTCGGTGATCGCTTCGCCGATGCGGTGCGCTACGCGGAGCTGCTCGCGGAGGCGGGTGTGCAGCGTGGCCTGATCGGCCCGCGGGAAGTGCCCCGCCTGTGGGAGCGGCACATCCTGAACTGCGCGGTGCTCTCCGAGGCCGTCCCCGAGGGCGTGACGGTCTGCGACGTGGGCTCCGGTGCCGGGCTGCCGGGCATCCCGCTGGCCCTGGTCCGCGAGGATCTCAACATCACCCTGCTGGAGCCGCTGCTGCGGCGCACCAACTTCCTCACCGAGGTCGTCGAACTGCTCGGCCTCGACCATGTCACCGTCGTGCGGGGACGTGCCGAGGAGGTCCTGGGCAAGCTGACGCCGGTCCATGTGGTGACCGCCCGCGCCGTGGCCCCGCTGGACCGCCTGGCCACCTGGGGGATCCCGCTGCTGCGCCCGTACGGCGAGATGCTGGCCCTCAAGGGCGACACCGCCGAGGAGGAGCTGAAGGCATCCGCCACCGCGCTGAGCAAGCTCGGTGCGGTGGAGACCTCGATCCTCCATGTGGGCGAGGGCATCGTGGACCCGCTGTCGACGGTGGTCCGGGTCGAGGTCGGGGAGAGCCCCGGCGGTGTGCGCTTCGCCGCCAAGCGGGCGAAGGCCGCGCGCACGGGACGCGCCCGCCGGCGCCGCTGA